A genomic window from Aurantimicrobium photophilum includes:
- a CDS encoding class I SAM-dependent methyltransferase: MSTFPFESLRRWPDLESPELLASDAADRLLLSELEHEVKADPTLLQAGLVVIGDNYGAITLAALKELGFSSVRVHQDARSGELALENNAKELSITGFTHHAFDAELVRDARIVAMRLPRSLDQLDQWAALVAAYAAPNVQVFAGGRLKHMTLGMNDVLKKYFGMVVASLAVQKSRVLRVKEPNSEVALESLSGWPKSKRYDVIDTTVCAYGGVFAGINLDIGTRELLAVLDQTSADAKKIIDFGCGSGLLAVAIARLRPNATVVATDQSSVAVASATATLEANGLGGRVDVVRDDGLSSQADASADLILFNPPFHSGAAVHSDTSVRLFAEAGRVLKPGGELWVVANSHLGYKPVLKDLVGETREVKRTPKFTVTCSTKG; this comes from the coding sequence ATGAGCACTTTTCCTTTTGAGTCCCTCAGGCGTTGGCCTGATCTTGAGTCACCTGAGCTTCTTGCAAGTGACGCAGCAGATCGTCTGCTTTTATCTGAGCTCGAACACGAGGTCAAGGCAGACCCCACCTTGCTGCAGGCCGGACTCGTTGTGATCGGCGACAACTATGGAGCCATCACGTTGGCTGCTCTCAAGGAGTTGGGATTTAGCTCTGTCCGCGTGCACCAAGATGCACGTTCGGGTGAACTTGCATTGGAAAACAACGCCAAAGAACTCTCCATCACTGGATTCACCCATCACGCCTTTGATGCTGAACTGGTCCGCGATGCGCGCATCGTGGCCATGCGTTTGCCCAGGTCTTTGGACCAGCTCGATCAGTGGGCTGCACTCGTTGCTGCCTATGCAGCACCGAACGTGCAGGTGTTTGCCGGTGGTCGACTCAAGCACATGACTCTCGGCATGAACGATGTCCTCAAGAAGTACTTCGGCATGGTTGTGGCCAGCCTGGCTGTTCAAAAGAGCCGAGTACTGCGCGTCAAAGAACCCAACAGCGAAGTTGCTCTTGAGTCACTTAGTGGGTGGCCCAAGTCCAAGCGCTATGACGTGATTGACACCACTGTGTGTGCCTATGGTGGTGTCTTTGCCGGCATCAACTTGGACATTGGTACCCGTGAACTGCTGGCCGTTCTCGATCAGACCTCAGCAGATGCCAAGAAAATCATCGACTTCGGTTGTGGTTCTGGTTTGCTCGCGGTTGCTATTGCCAGGCTTCGCCCCAACGCAACCGTTGTTGCAACCGACCAGTCTTCTGTTGCCGTCGCGTCCGCTACAGCAACGCTGGAGGCAAACGGTCTGGGCGGCAGGGTTGATGTTGTGCGGGACGACGGACTCTCTTCGCAGGCAGATGCTTCTGCTGATCTCATTCTCTTCAACCCTCCCTTCCACTCGGGTGCTGCGGTTCACTCCGACACCAGCGTGAGATTGTTTGCTGAGGCTGGCCGTGTGCTCAAGCCAGGTGGCGAACTCTGGGTTGTTGCGAACAGTCACCTCGGATACAAGCCTGTTTTGAAGGATCTCGTGGGGGAAACGCGTGAGGTGAAGCGCACGCCGAAGTTCACCGTCACCTGCTCCACGAAGGGCTAG
- a CDS encoding nuclear transport factor 2 family protein, giving the protein MTDAGIQTLLDDYFELMHTQDMSLFDKVFHKDSNLYSSENDEIVIRPRDFYREQMEARTSPQDSGNARRDEVLLIDQISAEIALAKVQLEMFGGVMQDYLSLLHVDGSWFVISKLYKQVGKSA; this is encoded by the coding sequence ATGACTGACGCTGGTATCCAAACCCTGCTTGATGACTACTTCGAGCTCATGCACACCCAAGACATGTCCCTGTTCGACAAGGTCTTCCACAAAGACAGCAACCTTTACTCGTCCGAAAACGACGAGATTGTGATTCGCCCTCGCGATTTTTATCGAGAACAAATGGAAGCTCGTACTTCTCCTCAGGACTCAGGCAATGCTCGTCGTGATGAGGTCCTTCTGATTGACCAGATTTCAGCGGAAATTGCTCTCGCAAAAGTTCAGCTCGAAATGTTCGGTGGCGTCATGCAGGACTATTTGAGCCTGCTCCACGTGGACGGTTCCTGGTTCGTGATTTCTAAGTTGTACAAGCAGGTAGGTAAGTCCGCCTAG
- a CDS encoding heat shock protein transcriptional repressor HspR: protein MDENQPIFTISMAAELAGMHPQTLRQYDRIGLVQPGRTAGQSRRYSMRNVAQLREVARLSAEGLSLEGIRRVLDLENQNDALRARVRELEAALADALLNQPGRRVFAAGTAGDVESLRAGTRARRRTDVVVWRPFGRD, encoded by the coding sequence ATGGACGAGAACCAGCCCATCTTTACTATCTCTATGGCTGCAGAGCTTGCTGGAATGCACCCGCAAACTCTGCGACAGTATGACCGCATCGGCCTGGTTCAACCAGGCCGAACTGCGGGTCAATCTCGCCGCTATTCCATGCGCAACGTCGCTCAGCTTCGTGAAGTAGCCAGGCTGAGCGCGGAGGGCCTGTCCCTTGAAGGCATTCGCCGCGTTCTTGATTTAGAGAACCAAAACGACGCACTGCGTGCTCGGGTTCGTGAGCTCGAAGCTGCCTTGGCAGACGCACTTCTGAACCAACCTGGCCGACGCGTCTTCGCCGCAGGAACTGCGGGAGACGTGGAGAGCCTCCGAGCAGGAACCCGTGCTCGCCGCCGCACCGATGTTGTGGTCTGGCGCCCCTTTGGGCGTGACTAA
- a CDS encoding ATP-dependent Clp protease ATP-binding subunit has product MQQEPQEENKSALELYGVNLTEIAKSGKLDPVIGRDAEIRRVSQVLTRRTKNNPVLIGEPGVGKTAVVEGLAQRIVAGDVADSLKNKQLVSLDISALIAGAKYRGEFEERLKAVLKEINDSDGQIITFIDELHTLMGAGGGEGSVAAANMLKPMLARGELRLIGATTLDEYREFIEKDAALERRFQQVFVGEPSVEDTVAILRGLKERYEAHHKVAIADNALVAAAALSNRYITSRQLPDKAIDLIDEAASRLRMEIDSAPVEIDELRRSVDRLKLEELALKKEKDDASKERLAKLREDMAERQGRLDDLEKRWELERNALNRVGELKTKLDAARIQAERAQREGQLEQASRLLYAEIPELERQLAAAESAEQTDSERMVNEQVTSDDIASVIAAWTGIPVDRLTKGETEKLLTLENEIGKRLIGQKKAVQAVSESVRRSRAGISDPDRPTGSFLFLGPTGVGKTELAKALAEYLFDDEKAMIRIDMSEYGEKFSVSRLVGAPPGYVGYEAGGQLTEAVRRRPYSVVLLDEVEKAHPEVFDVLLQVLDDGRLTDGQGRTVDFRNVILILTSNLGSQFLVDPELSWEEKERAVNETVRQAFKPEFVNRLDDIVVFSALSQEDLGQIVELYIDRLQKRLGERRLELAVTPSARTWLAERGYDPIYGARPLRRLMQHEIDDRLATAILGGAIRDGDTVLVDLSGDSLTVSADRAHPVFDAGDEDPFIEAELMEDE; this is encoded by the coding sequence ATGCAACAAGAGCCGCAAGAAGAAAACAAGAGCGCGCTCGAGCTTTACGGTGTCAACCTCACCGAAATTGCAAAGAGCGGCAAGCTCGACCCCGTCATCGGTCGCGATGCGGAGATCCGTCGAGTCAGCCAAGTGCTTACTCGTCGTACCAAGAACAACCCCGTGCTGATCGGTGAACCAGGCGTGGGAAAGACTGCTGTCGTGGAAGGACTCGCCCAGCGCATTGTCGCCGGTGACGTCGCCGACAGCCTCAAGAACAAGCAGCTTGTCTCCCTCGACATCTCAGCCCTCATTGCAGGTGCAAAGTATCGAGGCGAATTTGAAGAACGCCTCAAGGCGGTTCTCAAAGAAATCAATGACTCAGACGGTCAGATCATTACCTTCATCGACGAACTCCACACCCTGATGGGTGCTGGTGGAGGCGAAGGCTCCGTGGCAGCAGCCAACATGCTCAAGCCCATGCTTGCTCGTGGTGAACTGCGCCTGATCGGTGCCACCACTCTGGATGAGTACCGCGAGTTCATTGAGAAGGATGCCGCGCTCGAGCGTCGCTTCCAGCAAGTGTTCGTCGGAGAGCCCAGTGTCGAAGACACTGTGGCTATTCTTCGTGGACTCAAGGAACGTTACGAAGCCCATCATAAGGTGGCCATCGCAGACAACGCACTCGTTGCTGCCGCAGCACTCTCCAACCGTTACATCACCAGCCGTCAGCTTCCTGATAAGGCCATTGACCTCATCGACGAAGCTGCCAGCCGTTTGCGTATGGAGATCGACTCGGCCCCGGTCGAGATTGATGAACTGCGCCGCAGCGTTGATCGCCTCAAGTTGGAAGAGCTCGCTCTGAAGAAAGAAAAGGACGACGCCTCGAAGGAACGTCTGGCCAAGCTGCGTGAAGACATGGCAGAGCGCCAGGGTCGTCTTGACGACCTCGAGAAGCGTTGGGAACTCGAGCGCAATGCGCTCAACCGCGTTGGTGAACTCAAGACCAAGCTGGATGCTGCCCGCATTCAGGCTGAGCGTGCTCAGCGTGAAGGTCAGCTGGAGCAGGCAAGCCGTTTGCTCTATGCAGAGATTCCTGAGCTCGAGCGTCAGCTTGCTGCTGCAGAATCAGCTGAGCAGACAGATTCTGAGCGCATGGTCAATGAGCAGGTCACCAGTGACGACATCGCCTCGGTCATTGCGGCATGGACAGGTATTCCTGTTGACCGCTTGACCAAGGGTGAAACAGAAAAGCTTCTCACCCTCGAGAACGAAATTGGCAAGCGCCTGATTGGCCAGAAAAAGGCTGTGCAGGCAGTGTCGGAGTCTGTTCGTCGCTCACGTGCAGGCATCTCTGACCCAGACCGCCCAACGGGATCCTTCTTGTTCCTCGGCCCCACGGGTGTGGGAAAGACGGAGCTCGCCAAGGCGTTGGCGGAGTATCTCTTCGACGACGAGAAGGCCATGATTCGTATCGACATGAGCGAATACGGGGAGAAGTTCTCCGTCTCGCGTCTGGTGGGCGCTCCTCCCGGATATGTCGGATATGAAGCTGGTGGTCAGCTCACCGAAGCTGTTCGTCGACGCCCCTACTCGGTTGTCCTCCTCGACGAAGTCGAGAAGGCACACCCAGAGGTGTTTGATGTTCTGCTGCAGGTCTTGGACGACGGTCGCCTGACCGATGGCCAGGGTCGCACCGTCGACTTCCGCAACGTAATCCTGATTCTCACCTCGAACCTCGGTTCACAGTTCTTGGTTGATCCAGAACTCAGCTGGGAAGAGAAAGAACGTGCTGTCAACGAGACGGTGCGTCAGGCATTCAAGCCTGAGTTCGTCAACCGTCTAGATGACATCGTGGTCTTCTCGGCACTGAGCCAAGAAGATCTCGGTCAGATTGTGGAGCTCTACATCGACCGCTTGCAGAAGCGTCTTGGTGAGCGTCGTCTTGAACTGGCCGTCACACCCAGTGCTCGCACGTGGCTGGCAGAACGTGGTTATGACCCCATTTATGGAGCACGCCCACTTCGCCGCCTGATGCAGCACGAGATTGATGACCGTTTAGCAACGGCCATCCTGGGTGGTGCTATCCGTGACGGCGACACTGTTCTGGTGGATCTCTCAGGCGACAGCTTGACCGTGTCTGCCGACCGGGCTCACCCCGTCTTTGATGCAGGGGATGAAGATCCCTTTATTGAAGCCGAGCTCATGGAAGACGAGTAA
- a CDS encoding helix-turn-helix domain-containing protein, with product MDSLASAAAQILGSRLRERRESLDLSQEDVAHMSAMHVSNYGKIERGKANPNLHTLLRIASVLEIDPGVLIAGLSGDMVTKRPHKLTAAELIKARQG from the coding sequence ATGGATTCACTTGCGTCAGCGGCAGCACAAATACTGGGATCACGTCTGCGTGAACGCCGTGAGAGCTTGGATTTGAGCCAAGAGGATGTGGCGCACATGTCCGCAATGCACGTGTCGAACTACGGCAAAATTGAGCGCGGGAAAGCCAATCCGAATCTTCACACCTTGCTGAGAATTGCCAGTGTTCTAGAGATTGATCCAGGTGTCTTGATTGCTGGCCTCAGCGGTGACATGGTGACAAAGAGACCACACAAGTTGACAGCTGCTGAGCTCATCAAAGCGCGGCAAGGTTAA
- a CDS encoding nitroreductase family protein, whose translation MSRNAHTSTPINPVLAARWSPRSFDTTATLTPADLTPAFEAARWSPSANNSQPWRFIVGFRGDETFNKIVPTLAGWNTAWMPNASAIVIATAQTAGADGTPNHYALYDLGQSVAHFSVQAQTDGLYVHQVAGTDVNALKEAFNLPAGFEAFVAIAVGKLAPADELPEPLAEREKAPRVRHELAEIVRYDAFED comes from the coding sequence ATGTCACGTAACGCTCACACCAGCACTCCTATCAACCCTGTTCTGGCTGCTCGCTGGAGCCCACGCTCGTTCGACACCACCGCAACCCTGACTCCTGCAGACCTCACCCCTGCATTTGAGGCAGCTCGCTGGTCGCCTTCGGCAAACAACAGCCAGCCTTGGCGCTTCATCGTGGGTTTCCGCGGCGACGAGACCTTCAACAAGATTGTTCCCACCCTTGCTGGCTGGAACACTGCGTGGATGCCTAACGCTTCTGCGATTGTTATCGCAACTGCTCAGACCGCAGGTGCTGATGGCACTCCCAACCACTACGCACTGTATGACCTCGGTCAGTCTGTAGCTCACTTCTCCGTTCAGGCACAGACCGATGGACTCTATGTTCACCAGGTTGCAGGAACCGACGTCAACGCACTCAAGGAAGCATTCAACCTTCCTGCTGGCTTCGAAGCTTTCGTTGCTATCGCAGTGGGCAAACTTGCTCCAGCAGATGAGCTCCCCGAGCCTCTTGCTGAGCGCGAGAAGGCACCTCGTGTTCGTCACGAGCTTGCTGAGATCGTTCGCTACGACGCTTTCGAGGACTAA
- a CDS encoding DUF3800 domain-containing protein, with protein sequence MRNLDPGHLLSYVDESGDTGYGQQKSSTTYTLGCVVINSAHWGGVLDEYVEFRRRLKAKFRIPMRAELKANFVLRGTGSLKELNLSPAERHLIFRSHVKFVADNPYLHVFAVVATKNGGLTGSKLFDETWIRLFQRLERTSDALGASTVQLIHDQGEDESIRKLARWSRRRLTAGSQTGSGLIARPFKNLVEDPVARDSRASYFIQMADFAAYAAYRRIHPGTEKVQQIVPQNSWDLYEEALLARVTSARFGEPKAIVSLQA encoded by the coding sequence ATGAGAAACCTAGATCCGGGCCACCTACTTTCATATGTCGATGAATCTGGGGATACCGGTTATGGTCAACAGAAATCTTCGACTACGTACACGTTGGGTTGTGTCGTTATAAATAGCGCTCACTGGGGTGGAGTTCTAGATGAATATGTTGAATTTAGAAGAAGGCTAAAGGCCAAATTTAGAATTCCAATGAGGGCGGAACTGAAGGCAAATTTTGTGCTTCGTGGAACGGGTTCACTCAAAGAATTGAATCTTTCCCCTGCAGAACGACACCTTATCTTCAGGAGTCATGTGAAATTTGTTGCTGATAATCCTTACCTACACGTGTTCGCAGTTGTTGCAACAAAAAACGGAGGTCTCACAGGAAGCAAACTGTTTGATGAAACCTGGATCCGGCTTTTTCAGCGCCTTGAACGCACAAGTGATGCTTTGGGCGCTTCGACAGTTCAGCTCATCCATGATCAAGGAGAAGATGAGTCAATCCGGAAACTCGCGCGTTGGTCCAGAAGACGGCTAACTGCTGGGTCGCAAACAGGTTCAGGTCTAATTGCGCGACCTTTCAAAAATTTGGTTGAGGATCCAGTCGCCAGAGATTCTCGTGCGAGTTATTTCATCCAGATGGCTGATTTTGCCGCCTATGCGGCATACAGACGGATTCATCCTGGTACAGAGAAAGTCCAACAGATAGTTCCACAGAATTCATGGGACCTGTATGAGGAAGCGCTGTTGGCAAGGGTCACTAGTGCTCGATTTGGAGAGCCGAAGGCAATCGTTTCACTCCAGGCATAA
- a CDS encoding adenine-specific methyltransferase EcoRI family protein, whose translation MANENLGNAKKAKNDEFYTQFSDIQKEMNAYLEYNPDVFRDKTVLLPCDDPEWSNFTKYFAQNFEALGLKKLISTSYAPDSKPDAIPYQPTLFEMESPGYDPEKTQTKGKIFTLTHDKTGDNVINVDDLEWSYLEGGGDFRSEEITKLRDEADIIVTNPPFSLFREFLVWLVEADKDFVIIGNMNAITYKEVFPLIMSNKMWLGVTANGSDLVFRVPEGYEVSDSDKLKAEKLGYIGEYTRLGNACWFTTLDHGRRHEPLSLMTEQDNIKYNNAIGSDGYSRYDNYDAIEVPRTDAIPSNYSGVMGVPISFLSKYNPDQFEILGATQRGCHELVPDTKKYDSYWEMRQDGKPTGSSGGKTNENANLVGNDGKKNYFVNSEGHVIQSAYQRIFIKHKQVTK comes from the coding sequence GTGGCCAACGAGAACCTGGGCAATGCCAAGAAGGCAAAGAACGATGAGTTCTATACGCAGTTCAGTGACATCCAGAAAGAGATGAACGCCTATCTGGAATACAACCCAGATGTGTTCAGGGACAAGACAGTTCTCTTGCCCTGCGATGACCCCGAGTGGAGTAACTTCACCAAGTACTTTGCTCAGAACTTTGAGGCACTAGGTCTCAAGAAGCTCATCAGCACGAGCTATGCACCAGACAGCAAGCCAGACGCAATTCCTTACCAGCCCACACTGTTTGAAATGGAAAGCCCCGGCTACGACCCAGAGAAGACTCAGACCAAGGGAAAGATCTTCACCCTCACCCACGACAAGACCGGCGACAATGTCATCAACGTGGATGACCTCGAGTGGTCCTATCTCGAAGGAGGCGGAGATTTCCGCAGCGAAGAGATTACGAAGCTGCGTGATGAAGCCGACATCATTGTGACAAACCCACCGTTCTCGCTCTTCCGGGAGTTCCTCGTTTGGCTTGTAGAGGCAGATAAAGACTTTGTGATTATCGGCAATATGAATGCCATCACATACAAAGAAGTCTTCCCTCTGATTATGAGCAACAAGATGTGGTTAGGAGTAACTGCAAACGGAAGTGACTTGGTGTTCCGGGTCCCTGAGGGATATGAAGTATCCGACAGTGACAAGTTGAAAGCGGAAAAGCTCGGTTACATAGGGGAATACACAAGGCTAGGGAATGCATGTTGGTTCACGACGCTCGACCATGGGCGTCGTCACGAACCACTTTCACTAATGACTGAACAAGACAACATCAAATACAACAACGCCATAGGTTCAGATGGCTACTCAAGGTACGACAATTACGACGCGATAGAAGTTCCGCGAACTGACGCCATCCCCAGTAATTATTCGGGAGTCATGGGCGTCCCCATCAGTTTCTTGAGTAAGTACAACCCAGACCAGTTTGAGATTTTGGGCGCTACTCAAAGGGGCTGCCACGAATTAGTTCCAGACACCAAAAAGTACGACTCTTACTGGGAAATGCGACAGGACGGTAAGCCAACTGGTTCTTCTGGAGGGAAGACGAACGAAAACGCAAATCTTGTTGGAAACGACGGCAAAAAGAATTACTTTGTCAACTCTGAAGGCCATGTAATTCAATCTGCTTATCAACGAATCTTCATCAAACACAAGCAGGTGACCAAGTGA
- a CDS encoding HNH endonuclease family protein, with protein sequence MKTALNHYTVKELSEGFVYNELEGKGLFGLAGRLTIQPEYQRNYIYADGKRDVAVIESLLKGYPLGLIYFNKVHEDNLEVLDGQQRITSFGRFITGKFAIKDERGMEQYFSGLPQDKQEIILKSEILVYECEGTESEIKEWFKTINTVGVPLNDQELLNAVYSGPFVTAGKAEFSNSQNSNIMKWSAYVSGSAIRQDFWERALEWVSKGKANIGGYMSQHRNDKDITEVKAYFTSVIDWVSSVFSDVESEMRGLEWGRLYEQYHATAYNPAKVSEQVRSLYGDSYVKNRKGIWEFVLGGSTETKLLEVRVFDDATKKSTYAVQTKEAQAAERSNCSHCALGHDANKAKIWKLEEMDADHVSAWSKGGATSAENCELLCKTHNRAKGNR encoded by the coding sequence GTGAAAACCGCTCTCAACCACTACACCGTTAAAGAACTCTCAGAAGGCTTCGTCTATAACGAGCTAGAAGGCAAAGGACTCTTTGGTCTCGCTGGACGTTTGACTATTCAGCCTGAGTATCAGCGCAACTACATCTATGCCGATGGGAAGAGAGATGTTGCCGTTATTGAGTCACTCCTCAAGGGTTACCCTCTGGGTCTCATTTACTTCAACAAGGTCCACGAGGACAACCTCGAGGTGCTTGACGGCCAGCAGCGCATCACCAGCTTCGGTCGTTTCATCACGGGCAAGTTTGCGATCAAAGATGAACGTGGCATGGAGCAGTACTTCTCCGGCCTACCCCAGGACAAGCAAGAGATCATTCTGAAGTCAGAGATTCTTGTCTATGAGTGTGAAGGCACCGAGAGTGAAATCAAAGAATGGTTCAAGACCATTAACACGGTTGGTGTTCCTCTCAACGATCAAGAGCTTCTCAACGCTGTCTATTCAGGACCTTTTGTGACCGCCGGAAAGGCAGAGTTCAGTAACAGTCAGAACTCCAACATCATGAAGTGGAGTGCATATGTCTCTGGCTCTGCCATTCGTCAGGACTTCTGGGAACGTGCTCTGGAGTGGGTGAGCAAGGGCAAAGCCAACATTGGCGGCTATATGAGTCAGCACCGTAATGACAAGGACATTACGGAAGTGAAGGCCTACTTCACTTCCGTCATTGACTGGGTCTCGTCGGTGTTCAGTGATGTTGAATCTGAAATGCGTGGCCTGGAGTGGGGTCGCCTTTATGAGCAGTATCACGCCACTGCCTATAACCCAGCGAAGGTGTCAGAACAGGTGCGCTCGCTCTATGGGGACTCATATGTGAAGAACCGTAAGGGAATCTGGGAATTTGTGCTCGGCGGTTCAACTGAGACGAAACTGCTCGAGGTTCGTGTCTTTGATGATGCGACAAAGAAGTCGACCTATGCGGTGCAAACCAAAGAAGCTCAAGCAGCAGAGCGATCTAATTGCTCCCACTGCGCTCTTGGCCACGATGCCAACAAGGCCAAGATCTGGAAGCTCGAAGAAATGGATGCCGACCATGTTTCGGCATGGAGCAAGGGCGGGGCAACGTCAGCGGAGAATTGTGAGTTGTTGTGTAAGACACATAACAGGGCTAAAGGTAACCGATAA
- a CDS encoding DnaJ C-terminal domain-containing protein: protein MASQDWFDKDFYKVLGVSKDASEAELKKVYRKLAREFHPDSNQGNAKAEAKFKEISEAYSVLSDKEQRAEYDQIRAMGSGARFSAGGPQGGFDDAFSGFGRGGGQQFNFQGGGFEDILGGMFGGGGRFGQSSGGFRGYGGPQKGQDLVSSVTIDFFEAFHGDTMSLTTSEGRTVKVKIPAGVADAQKIRLRGKGYPSPDGGEAGDIVLTVKVKKHPVFDRDGLNIKVNVPVTFVEAALGATIEVPTPDGETVKLKVAPGTPSGRSLRVKGRGIKTAKGTGDLLAVIQIAVPSHLDDAAREALEQFSAVAPTENPRADLLSEAKR from the coding sequence ATGGCCAGTCAAGATTGGTTCGATAAAGACTTTTATAAAGTCCTCGGCGTCTCCAAGGACGCTTCGGAAGCAGAACTGAAGAAGGTCTATCGCAAGCTTGCTCGCGAATTCCACCCGGACTCCAACCAGGGCAATGCCAAGGCGGAAGCCAAGTTCAAGGAAATCTCTGAGGCTTACTCCGTGCTCTCCGACAAGGAGCAGCGGGCAGAGTATGACCAGATCCGCGCCATGGGTTCCGGGGCACGCTTCAGTGCGGGCGGACCCCAGGGTGGTTTCGATGACGCCTTCAGCGGGTTCGGTCGTGGTGGTGGACAGCAATTCAACTTCCAAGGTGGCGGGTTCGAGGACATTCTCGGGGGCATGTTTGGAGGAGGTGGCCGATTTGGTCAGTCCTCCGGCGGCTTCCGTGGCTACGGCGGACCTCAAAAGGGACAAGACCTTGTCTCTTCCGTCACCATTGACTTCTTCGAAGCGTTCCATGGCGACACCATGAGTCTGACCACCAGCGAGGGGCGCACCGTCAAGGTGAAGATTCCAGCTGGTGTTGCAGACGCTCAGAAGATTCGTCTGCGTGGCAAGGGTTACCCCAGCCCCGATGGTGGCGAAGCGGGAGACATCGTGCTCACCGTGAAGGTGAAGAAGCACCCTGTCTTTGATCGTGATGGTTTGAACATCAAGGTCAACGTTCCCGTGACCTTCGTTGAAGCAGCACTCGGTGCCACTATCGAAGTTCCCACCCCTGACGGCGAGACCGTGAAGCTTAAGGTTGCCCCCGGCACTCCGAGTGGACGTTCTCTGCGCGTGAAGGGTCGCGGAATCAAGACAGCAAAGGGAACCGGTGACTTGCTTGCCGTCATCCAGATTGCTGTCCCTTCCCACCTCGACGACGCAGCTCGTGAAGCACTCGAGCAGTTCTCAGCAGTTGCACCAACCGAGAACCCTCGCGCAGACTTGCTGTCAGAAGCTAAGCGCTAA
- a CDS encoding threonine aldolase family protein — MQRVHDAAWRGFASDNYAGVHPRVLEALAAVNGGHQVAYGEDVYTEHLHQVMTTHFGMGIEVFPVFNGTGANVLSLQSMLPRWGGVICAQTAHVNNDESVAPEAVGGIKLLTVETPDGKLTPALIDQQAHGRGDEHRAQPLAVTITQSTELGTVYTPEEVKAIADHAHSLGMLLHMDGARISNAAASLGVPFRAFTRDAGVDVLSFGGTKNGLMGAEAIVVLNPDAVEGLIYLRKMNMQLASKMRFTSAQLIALLEGDLWHHLANHANHMAQRLRKALEGTQGLHFTQLTQANGVFVTLPAGVADELRKEFRFYDWNAATGEVRWMCAWDTTEDDIDYFAEAVKKVLEGK, encoded by the coding sequence ATGCAACGAGTACATGATGCCGCCTGGCGCGGCTTTGCCTCAGATAACTATGCCGGCGTTCACCCACGAGTTCTTGAGGCACTTGCCGCGGTGAACGGTGGACATCAGGTCGCCTATGGCGAGGATGTCTACACCGAGCACCTGCACCAAGTGATGACTACTCACTTCGGTATGGGTATTGAGGTGTTCCCCGTGTTCAACGGAACCGGTGCGAACGTGCTCAGCTTGCAGTCCATGCTTCCTCGCTGGGGTGGTGTGATCTGTGCTCAAACCGCACACGTGAACAATGATGAGTCAGTTGCCCCTGAAGCTGTCGGTGGCATCAAGCTGCTCACGGTGGAGACTCCTGACGGCAAGCTCACTCCTGCACTCATTGACCAGCAGGCCCACGGCCGTGGTGACGAGCACCGTGCGCAGCCTTTGGCTGTGACGATTACTCAGTCCACTGAGCTCGGCACTGTGTACACCCCCGAAGAAGTGAAGGCGATCGCAGATCACGCTCACTCCCTCGGCATGCTCCTGCACATGGATGGTGCGCGCATCTCCAACGCAGCTGCCTCACTGGGCGTTCCCTTCCGTGCATTCACCCGTGATGCCGGCGTGGACGTGCTCAGCTTTGGTGGCACCAAGAACGGTCTGATGGGTGCTGAGGCCATTGTTGTGCTCAACCCCGACGCCGTTGAAGGTCTGATCTACCTGCGCAAGATGAACATGCAGCTTGCTTCGAAGATGCGTTTCACCTCTGCTCAGCTCATTGCTTTGCTCGAGGGTGACCTCTGGCACCACCTGGCTAACCACGCCAACCACATGGCCCAGCGTCTGCGCAAGGCACTCGAGGGAACACAGGGACTCCACTTCACTCAGCTAACCCAGGCCAACGGAGTCTTTGTGACCCTGCCAGCTGGCGTTGCTGACGAGCTGCGCAAAGAGTTCCGTTTCTATGACTGGAACGCTGCCACCGGTGAAGTGCGCTGGATGTGTGCGTGGGACACCACCGAAGATGACATTGACTACTTCGCTGAGGCAGTGAAGAAGGTTCTGGAAGGCAAGTAA